CCCAGGCCGAGGAATCGGGTGTCGACGTTGAAGCGCTCGAGGATGGCGTCGTCGGGGATGACGGTGCGCGAGCGCGCCACGGCCGTTCCCGGTTCCGTGGTGATGCCCAGGTGCTTGCGCAGGCGTTCGTAGGCCGTGAAGTATATTGTCGTGGCGATGCCGCCGCCGAAATCGATCGGCGTGCGGTCGGTGGGCCGGCGTTCGAGGGCGGCAATGATGCGTTCGCGGGAGGTCATTTCGCTCATGGTTCCGTTCCCCTTCTAAAGTCCCAGCAGCGGCGGCAGGCCGGCCAGCGTGGTGATTTCGGCGTCGGGTTGGCCGGGCATGCGCTCGGGCTTCTGGCCGTAACGGTTGACCCAGACCACCTGGTAGCCGAAGGCCGAGCCGGCATAGGCGTCCCAACTGTTCGATGATTGGAAGCAAATCTCCGAGGCGCTGCCGCCCAGCCAGTCGACGGCGAGCTGGTAGACTTTGGGGTCGGTCTTGAAGACGCCGACCTCTTCCACCGAGAGCACGGCATCGAGGAGGTCGCCGATGCCCGCCCCACCGACGGCGGCCGCCAGCATGTCGGGCGAGCCGTTGGACAGGATGGCGGTCTTGAGGCCGCCGGATTTGAGGCGCTCGAGCGTCTCCGGCACCTCCTCGAAGGCGTCGAGCTCCAAATAGCAATTGAGCAGGCGGTCGCGCAGCGCCGCGTCATCGAGGCCGAGACTGTCCATGGCGTAGTCCAGGGCTTCGCCGGTGACCTGCCAGAAGTCGGCGTGCCTGCCCATCAGGCTGCGCAGCCAGGTGTACTGCAGCTGCTTGTCGCGCCAGGCCGCCGACAAGGGGTTCGCCTGGTCGCCCAGGGCATCGCGGCAACTGGCCGTGGCGGCGTTGAAATCGAAAATCGTACCGTAGGCGTCGAACACGCAGGCGCCGACGTTTTGGATGGTCGCTGCGGCCATGTCCCCTCCTGATCCGCGGTCTTCCGGCGGCCGCGCCGGGGGCCACGGGGTGAGCTTGTTGGCGCCCTTCTTGGACCCCTGCGGCGCAATGACCGACCCTTGTCAGGGCATTGCCAGGGCACTGATTGACTTCCCCGGGGCGCCCCAATAGCCTAATATATCAGACGGCGATTTCCTGTATACGGCAATCACCGAACTGGAGCGATCGCCTCGTTATGCCTTGGCGGTCTCTAGGGGGGAAAGGGCGGGCTGGCGGCGCCGCCGCCGGCCTTGCATTTGGGGCAGCAACTGAGTCAACAGGGAGACGACTCGTGAACAAACATATCTTCAAGGCGACGCGCCTTGCCGGGCTGGCCATCCTCTCCGGCGCTCTGCTGGCGGCAGCCACCACGGCCGGCGCCCAAACCAAATGGAAACTGGCCAGTGCCTGGGGCGGCGGACCGCTCCAGGAGCTTGGCGCCAAGGGCTTTGCCGCCAACGTCGAGATGCTGACCAACGGCGGCATCAAGGTTCAGGTTTTCCCCTCCGGCACCTTGGGCAAATCCTTCAAGGTGACCGAAACCGTCAAGAACAATGTGGCCCAGGTCGGCCATCACTGGTCGGGCTACGACTGGGGCAAGGACACCACGGCGGTGGCCTTCGGCAGCTTTGCCGGTAGCATGGATGCGGAGCGCACCATCCACTGGCTCTACGAGGGTGGCGGCAAGGAACTTTGGGCCCAGTGGCGCGACGAGAAATTCGGCGTCGTCGGTTTCCCCTGCGGCATCCGCACGGCCGAAGCCTTCCTGCATTCGCGCAAAGCGGTGCGCACCATGGCCGACCTCAAGGGCCTCAAGTTCCGCACGGCCGGAGCCTGGCAGGCCATCTCCAAGCAACTCGGCGCGGCGCCGGTCAGCCTGCCTGGCGGCGAGGTCTACACCTCGCTCGAGCGTGGGGTCATCGACGCTACCGAATGGGGCACGCTTTATGAAAACATCTCAGTAGGCTTCCACAAAATCGCTAAGTACGTGATCATTCCCGGCGTCCACCAGCCGTCCGCACCCTTCGAGTGCATCGTCAACAAGGCGGCCTGGGGCAAGCTTTCGGCCCGCGATCAGGGTCTGGTGAAATTGGCCGGCAAGATGACGACCATCGATTTCTGGACCAAGGTCGGGCACGAAGACGCCAAGGCGCTGGACTTCTATCGCAAGGCTGGCAACGAAATCATCGAGCTCGATGAAAGCGTTCAGAAGGAAGTCAAGAAGATGGCCGTCAAGTGGGGCGACGATCAGGCGGCCAAGAACCCCTGGTTCGCCAAGGTCTGGAACGCCCAGAAGGCCTACGGCGTGTTGTGGAAAGACGCGGCGCGTTACC
This sequence is a window from Alphaproteobacteria bacterium. Protein-coding genes within it:
- a CDS encoding haloacid dehalogenase type II, coding for MAAATIQNVGACVFDAYGTIFDFNAATASCRDALGDQANPLSAAWRDKQLQYTWLRSLMGRHADFWQVTGEALDYAMDSLGLDDAALRDRLLNCYLELDAFEEVPETLERLKSGGLKTAILSNGSPDMLAAAVGGAGIGDLLDAVLSVEEVGVFKTDPKVYQLAVDWLGGSASEICFQSSNSWDAYAGSAFGYQVVWVNRYGQKPERMPGQPDAEITTLAGLPPLLGL
- the dctP gene encoding TRAP transporter substrate-binding protein DctP translates to MNKHIFKATRLAGLAILSGALLAAATTAGAQTKWKLASAWGGGPLQELGAKGFAANVEMLTNGGIKVQVFPSGTLGKSFKVTETVKNNVAQVGHHWSGYDWGKDTTAVAFGSFAGSMDAERTIHWLYEGGGKELWAQWRDEKFGVVGFPCGIRTAEAFLHSRKAVRTMADLKGLKFRTAGAWQAISKQLGAAPVSLPGGEVYTSLERGVIDATEWGTLYENISVGFHKIAKYVIIPGVHQPSAPFECIVNKAAWGKLSARDQGLVKLAGKMTTIDFWTKVGHEDAKALDFYRKAGNEIIELDESVQKEVKKMAVKWGDDQAAKNPWFAKVWNAQKAYGVLWKDAARYRNTKG